The genomic window TGGCTACCGGCAGATCTGGGATTATCTGGCCGGGCGGATGCGGCGCGAAGACCTGCTCTTCCGGGGGACGGTGGCGACCCGTCAGTTCGCCCGCCGCCAGGTGACATGGCTGCGCCGGGAGACGGATCTGGTATGGCTCGATCCCCTGGAGAAAAAGCCTTGTGACCGGCTTAGTGATCTCATCAATCGCGTGATAGCGTAGAGAATCAAGGGATAATAATAACCGCCGCGAAAGACCAAGGAGTCACGGCACCATGTCGAAAGGCCAATCACTGCAGGAACCCTTCCTCAATGCCTTGCGCAAGGAGAAGGTGCCGGTGTCCATCTATCTGGTCAACGGCATCAAGCTGCAGGGTCAGGTGGATTCGTTCGACCAGTTCGTGATCCTGCTCCGCAACTCGATCAGCCAGCTGGTGTACAAGCACGCCATCTCCACGATCGTCCCGTCACGGAACGTGCGCGAGCTTCTGCAGGAGGAGCGAGATCCCGAAACCGACGAGGACTGAGGCCACGCCGACGCTCGAGACCGCACCGGCCCAGCTGTTCGCCCGCCCCGATGGTGGTGAGCGTGGCGTTCTGGTGCAGGTGGATGACGGCGTCATTGATGCTGACGAGGCATTGCGGGAATTCGATGCACTGGCCCGCTCGGCCGGGGCTGGCATCGTGGCTCAGCAGACCGGTCGCCGTCGCAAGCCCGATCCACGCACCTACCTCGGCGCTGGCAAAGTCGATGAGCTGCGTGAGCTGATGCAGACACATGGTGCGGACCTGGTGCTGATCAATCACGCGCTGTCGCCCGTGCAGGAACGTAACCTTGAACACGCGCTGCAATGCCGTGTGCTCGACAGGACAGGACTGATACTCGATATCTTCGCCCAACGGGCACGCTCCCACGAGGGCAAGCTGCAGGTCGAGCTGGCCCAGCTGCGGCACCTCGCCAGTCGTCTGGTTCGAGGCTGGTCGCACCTTGAGCGCCAGAAGGGCGGCATCGGGCTGCGTGGTCCGGGTGAGACACAGCTCGAACTCGACCGCCGGATGCTCGGCACACGGATCCGGCAGCTGGAAAAACGGCTGGGGCGGGTACGCCAACAGCGCGATCAGGGTCGTAAGGCGAGGCGACGCCGGGATCTGCCGGCTGTTTCGCTGGTGGGATACACCAACGCGGGTAAGTCGACGCTGTTCAACCGCGTCGCCGAGTCCGGTGTGTATGTCGCGGATCAGCTCTTCGCCACCCTGGATACAACGCTTCGGCGGATTGAGCTGGCCGGCGGTGAAGCGGCGGTGATCGCGGATACGGTCGGTTTTATCCGCGACCTGCCACCGCAGCTGGTGGCAGCGTTCCGGTCGACGCTTGAGGAAGTGGTCGAGGCGGAATTGCTGGTGCACGTGATCGATGCCGCTGACCCCGGGCGCGAGGACAATGCCAGCGAGGTCGATTCGGTCCTTGACGCCCTGGGCGCCGACGAGGTGCCACAGCTGCGGGTTTATAACAAGATCGATGCGCGTGGGCTGTCGCCGCGAATCGATCGCGATGACGAAGGGTATCCCGTCGCCGTATGGCTTTCGGCAGCCAGTGGTGCGGGCATGGACCTGTTCCAGCAGGCGATCGCCGAGCGGGTCAGCGCCGAGCAGTCGCGGGGTGTCATTGAGCTCAGTCCGGCAGAGGGGCGGCTTCGGGCGCGGTTCTACGAACTGGGCGATGTCACCGAGGAGTGCTTCACTGACCGGGGCACGATCCAACTGACTGTCAGTCTCCCGACGCGGGCACTGGCAAGACTCTATCGACATGAGGGCCTGACCGCGGAACTCATCCCAATCACCGGTGCCAACTTGCCCGTGGGCGCAGTGGCTCATTAGAATCGTAGGGCTTGCGCGTCGGTTGGCGCGACCCCATCATTACTGGAGAACATTCATGGCCTGGAACGAACCCGGCGGTAACAACCGCGATCCCTGGAGCAGTGGCGGGGGCAATCGCGGTAACAATCAGGGGCCGCCCGATCTTGACGAAGCGATTCGCAAAGCCAAGCAGCGCCTCGAGGGGCTGTTCGGCGGCAAGGGCGGTGGCGGCCGCGGGTCCGGTGGCAGCGACAGTGATGGCGGCGGTCCGAAAATGCCGGGTAGCAAGGGCATCGGTATTATTGCCGGGCTTCTGGTCACGGTCTGGATCCTGTCCGGGATCTATATCGTCGATGAGGGCACGCGCGGCGTCGTGACCCGCTTCGGTGCTTACGAGATGACCGCGCAGCCGGGTCCCCACTGGCATTTCCCCTATCCGGTCGAATCAGTCCAGACCGTGGATGTCTCCAACCGGCGTCGCATTACCATTGGTTACCAGGCAGTGGCGGCGCAGAGCTCGCGGCCGGTGCTCTCCGAGGCACTCATGCTCACCGAGGATGAGAACATCGTGAACGTACAGCTCGCGGTGCAGTATCAGGTCTCTGATGCGGCCGACTTCCTGTTCAACTTTGTCGAGCCCGAGGCAACCCTCAAGAGCGTGACGGAAAGCGCGCTTCGCGAGATCGTTGGCAAGCGCAATATGGACTTTGTGATCACCGAGGGACGCACCGAGGTGGCCCAGCAGACGCGCGATCTGGTGGTCGAGACGCTTGGCCCCTACGAGACCGGGATCAACGTGGTTGAGGTGGTCATTCAGGATGCCCAGCCCCCTGAGCAGGTGCAGGGTGCCTTCGAGGACGCCATCAAAGCCCGTGAGGATCGGGAGCGGCTGATCAACCAGGCCGAGGCGTATCGTAACGAGGTCATCCCGCGCGCCCAGGGTCAGGCAGCCCGTGTCCGCGAGGAAGCGCAGGGCTATATGGCACGGATCGTCCAGAATGCCGAAGGTGACGCGAGCCGCTTCAGTCAGCAGCGTGTCGAGTATGCCAAGGCCCCCCGGGTGACCCGTGATCGGCTCTACATCGATACGATGGAGCGGGTGCTCGGTAATACGGGCAAGGTGCTGATCGACAATGAGTCGAGCCAGCAGCTCATGTATCTGCCGCTGGACCGGATGATGCGCTCGAATGGGCCGTCGGCCGGCAATACAGGCGCAAGCGGTGGTTCGGCATCCATGAACAACACTGTCTCAAGCAACACCAGCTCGAGCAGTTCACAGCGTAGCGACTCATCCAGCGGTTCGCTGCGCATGCGGGAGACACGCTAATGAATCGCCTGACTGCAATCGGTGCGGCGGTAGTGCTGCTACTGATCGTGGGGCTTACGTTCGGAACGTTTACCGTCAAGGAAACCGAGCGTGCCCTGAAGTTTCGGCTGGGTGAGGTCGTCCGGGTCGACTACGAACCGGGACTGCATTTCCAGATTCCGTTCGTGAACAACGTCCGCAAGATCGACATCCGGGTGCAGACGCTGGATGAGAGCCCGCAGCGGTTTCTGACCAGCGAGCAGAAGAACCTGATCGTCGATACCTTCGTGAAATGGCGGGTCGAGGATATCGAAAAGTACTATGTCACGGTCCGCGCCAACCCACGTCAGGCTAACCTCCGGCTCTCGGAAATCATCCGTGATGGACTGCGGGCCGAGTTCGGTAAGCGGACGGTCCAGGAAGTGATTTCCGGTGACCGGGCCGAAATCATGGATCTGCTGACCCAGCAGGCGAGTGAGGCGGGCAATTCGCTGGGAATCTCCGTGCTTGACGTCCGGCTGCAGCGGGTCGACCTGCCTGAGGGCGTCAGCGAGTCGGTGTTCAATCGAATGGTGGCGGCGCGTGAACAGGTCGCCCGGCAGTTCCGGGCCGAGGGCCAGGAAGCGGCCGAGCGTATCCGGTCCGCCGCCGATCGGCGGCGCGAGGAGATCCTCGCGGCGGCCCGGCGCGATGCGGAAGAGATGCGCGGTGAAGCGGATGCCGATGCAACCGCGATCTATGCCGAGGCATATCAGGCGGATGAAGAGTTCTACCGGTTCTATCGCAGTCTGCGGGCCTACGAGAACACCTTCAGCGACGAGAGCGATATGCTTGTGCTGTCGCCGGATTCGGAGTTCTTCCGCTATTTCGATGAGCATGATTCGCTCAGCGTAACGCCCTGATCGACTGATCCGACCGTGCAGGATCTTCTCACCGCAGTCGCGCTGCTTCTGATCATTGAGGGGATCCTGCCGTTTCTGAGTCCGCGCTATCTTCGCCGGGCGCTCTTCTCTATCGTCCAGCAAAATGATAAAAGCCTGCGACTGACTGGCATGGCAACAATGCTGGTCGGTACCCTGCTGCTTTATCTGATTCGCTGAAGGACGATTTCATGACTGACAAACGGCCGGGCCAGCACAGCCCCTGGCTGCTGCCCGACGCGGTTGAAGAACTCCTGCCACCGGCAGCGGCGGCGCTGGAGGGCCTGCGACAGTCGAGTCTCGAACGATGCGCCCGCTGGGGCTATGAGCTGGTGATGCCACCGGTGATCGAGTACCTCGAGGCGCTGCTCTCCGGGGTGGCCCACGACCTTGATCTACAGACTTTCAAACTCACCGACCAGTTGAGTGGCCGGATGATGGGGGTGCGGGCGGATATCACGCCGCAGGCTGCTCGTATCGACGCCCACCAGCTGCGTCGCGAGGGCCCGGTGCGGCTGTGTTACAGCGGCACCGTCCTGAGGACCCGGGCGGAAGGTGGTGAGGGGTCCCGCAACCCCCTGCAGATGGGCGCCGAGCTCTACGGCCATGCGGGCATCGAGAGCGATGTCGAAGTCATCAGCCTGATGGCGGAGGTGCTGACGGCGGCAGGCGTCGATTCGCTGCATGTCGACCTTGGTCATGTGGGGATTTTTCGTGGCCTGTGTAGTGCCGCGGGTCTCGATAGTGGTGACGAGGCCCAGTTGTGGGATGCCCTGCAGCGCAAGGCAACCGCCGATATCGAGGCGCTGCTGGTGGCGTTGGATGTCGCACCGGAGCATCGTCGGCGTCTGGCTGCACTGGCGGGGCTGAGCGGTGGTATTGAGACACTGGAGATCGCGCGTGAGGCCCTCGAGGGCAGCGGTGAGGCTGTGCGTTCAGCGCTGGATGCGCTGGCGCAGACGGCGCGGGCACTGCAGGCTAGCCACCCCGATCTGATCCTGCATTTCGATCTGGGCGAACTGCGGGGCTATCGCTATCACACCGGTGTCGTGTTCGCCGCCTATACACCCGGGGTATCCGGCGAGTTGGCCCGCGGGGGCCGTTATGATGATATTGGCGCGATCTTTGGCCGAGGCCGGCCTGCGACCGGTTTCAGCGCCGATCTCAAGGCGTTGCTGCGGGCGACGGTGCCGGCGACGGACGATCCGGCCGATGGGGTGGCTATTGGGGCACCATGGTCGAGCGATGCGGCGCTGCGGGCACGGGTCAATGCGCTGCGGGCGGCCGGTGAAACGGTCATCTGGATGTTACCCGGTCATGACGGTGCGGGCGCCGGTGTGGAATGCAACCGTCAGCTTGTGCCTGATACCGATGGCGGCTGGCAGATTGAGTCAATGGAGACAACGGGGAACCAATGACAAAAAGCGTGGTGGTGATCGGCTCCCAGTGGGGAGACGAGGGCAAGGGTAAAATCGTCGACCTTCTTACCGATCGAGTCTCGGCGGTGGCGCGATTCCAGGGCGGTCACAACGCTGGGCACACCCTCGTGATCGACGGCGAGAAAACGGTGCTGCATCTCATCCCCTCCGGCATTCTGCGCGAGGGTGTGGAATGTCTGATCGGCAACGGCGTCGTGATCTCGCCAGAGGCGCTGATGGAAGAGCTGAGTGCGCTGGAGGCCTCGGGCGTGCCGGCGCGGGAGCGGCTGCGGATCAGCCCTGCCTGCCCGGTCATCCTGCCCTCGCATATCGCCCTGGATCAGGCCCGGGAGCGTGCCCGGGGTAAGGCCGCGATCGGCACCACTGGGCGTGGTATCGGACCGGCCTATGAGGACAAGGTGGCGCGTCGCGGCATCCGCATTGGCGATCTTTTCCAGCGGGAGTGTCTGGCCGCCAAGCTCGGTGAATTGCTCGACTACCACAACTTCATTCTCAAGCAGTACTACGGCGAGCCGGTTCAGGACTTTCAGGCCACTCAGGAGCGCTGTCTTGCCGTGGCGCAGGCCCTCGAGCCAATGGTGGCCGATATCAGCCACCGGCTGCACCGTCATCGCACCCAGGGCGACAATCTGCTTTTCGAAGGCGCGCAGGGGACATTGCTGGATATCGATCAGGGGACGTACCCGTATGTGACTTCGTCCAATACAACTGCGGGGGCGGCCTCCACCGGCACCGGGGTCGGCCCGTTGGAGCTCGACTATGTGCTCGGTATCACCAAGGCGTACACCACGCGAGTGGGTGCTGGGCCGTTTCCGACTGAGCTTTCGAATGACCTTGGCAGGCATCTCGCCGAGCGGGGACACGAATTCGGCTCGACCACCGGTCGGCCGCGGCGCTGTGGCTGGTTCGATGCCGTCGCGATGCGGCGGGCGGCGCAGATCAGCAGCATCTCCGGGCTGTGCATGACCAAGCTGGATGTCCTGGACGAGCTGGACACCCTCAGGATCTGTACCGGATATCGTTGTGGTTCGCAGCGCAGTGATGTGCTGCCCGCGGGCGCTGAGGCGCTCGCCGAGTGCGAACCGGAATACGTGGAAATGCCGGGTTGGCGGGCATCGACCCTCGGGATTCAGCGTTACGAGGATCTACCGGCTGCAGCCCGTGCCTATCTGGAGAAGATTGAAGAGCTCTGCGGTGTGCCAGTCGACGTGATCTCAACCGGTGCGGATCGTGTGGATACCGTGGTCAGGCGCCATCCCTTCGATTGATCATCGGGATGGTGCCGAGGAGAGGACTTGAACCTCCACGGGGTCTCCCCCACTAGCACCTGAAGCTAGCGCGTCTACCGATTCCGCCACCTCGGCTATGTTGCTGGGGTGGTGCCCGACAACGCAGCGGAGAATACCGCTGCCCCCTCTGGCTGTCAATGAAATGCGGCGTTTGCATAGGCACCGCAATGCGCATGCCGTATCCTGTCAGCCATGACAGAAAACGAGACTGACACCGCCGACCCGTCCCATGATCCGTTCCTGGGGCGTGAGAAAGAAAAGTACGAATCCCCGGTGCCGAGCCGGGAGTACATCACCCAACAGCTCGAGGCTCAGGCCCGCCCGCTGTCCCGCAAAGACCTTGCGGCGCTGTTCAGCCTGAGCGATGAGGACGCGCTTGAGGGCCTCCGTCGTCGACTGAAGGCCATGGAGCGCGATGGTCAGCTGGTGCGCAATCGGCGCAACGGCTACGTCGTTGTTGATAACGAGGAACTCGTGCGCGGACGCATCCGGTCCTCGCCCGATGGCTCGGGTGTTGTGCATCCGGACCGTCCCGGCCCGAACGTCTATCTGGCGCCGCGTGAAATGCACCGGCTGCTCAACCGCGACCGAGTGGTGGTGCGCCTTACCGGTGATGACGAGGATGGTCGACCCACGGGTGAGCTGGTCGAGATCATCGAGCACGCCAATCAGGAAATCGCCGGGCGATATCATGAGGAAAGCGGTATCGGCTTTGTGATTCCGAATAATAAGCGCCTGCATCAGGATCTGATCATTCCCGCCGCTGACGTCAACGGCGCCAGACACGGTGAGCTGGTCACCGCCGAGGTGGTCAACCAGCCCTCGCAGCGACGGCAGCCGATTGGCCGCATCATCGAGGTGTTCGGTACCCGGATTGCGCCGGGGGATGAGGTCGCGGTCGCCGCACGTACCCACGGAATCCCTGTTGAGTGGCCGGAAGAGGTGCTGGAAGAGGCCGCGCGCTTCGGTGACGAGGTACCAGAGTCGGTCAAGCAAGGGCGAAAGGACCTGCGCAAGACGCCCCTGATCACGATCGACGGAGCGGATGCCCGCGACTTCGACGACGCCGTTTACTGCGAACCCACCGCGAGCGGCTGGAAGCTGATTGTCGCGATCGCCGACGTGGCGGCCTATGTCACGCCCGGATCGGCGCTTGATAATGAGGCCGCCGAGCGCGGTAACTCATGCTACTTCCCGCGCAATGTCGTGCCCATGCTGCCGGAGAACCTCTCCAATGGTCTGTGCTCGCTGAATCCCGGCGTGGATCGGCTGTGCATGGTCTGTGAAATGCAGATCGACCGGGAAGGCAAGCTCAAGCGCTCGCAGTTCTATGAAGGGCTCATGAAATCGGCGGCACGCCTGACCTATGAGGATGTCGATGCCATCCACAATGAGCGCGACCCCTCGTTGCTGCGCGAGCACGAGCACCTGCTCAAGCATATCGAAGACCTCTACGCCGTTTTCGATGCCCTGCGCATCGATCGGCAAAAGCGCGGTGCCATCGACTTCAACACCAACGAGTCGGTGATCGAGTTTGATAATGCCGGGCAGGTCGCGGATGTTCATCCCGCCGAGCGGACGAACGCCCATCGCCTGATCGAGGAGTGCATGGTCAAGGCGAATGTGGCGACGGCTCGGTTCCTCCGCCGCCATCGCATTCCGGCGCTCTACCGCGTGCATGAGCCGCCGGCGGAACAGCGTCTGAAGAATCTGCGCGAGTTCCTCGCGCAGACCGGTCTGACCCTGGGCGGTGGTGACGAGCCGACGACCAAGGATTTCGCCGCGTTGATGGAAGCGGTCAAGCAGCGCCCCGACCAGCACTTCATCGAGTCCATCATGCTGCGCTCGATGATGGCGGCGGAATACCGGCCGGATAATGCCGGACATTTCGGCCTGGCACTGGACGCCTACGCGCATTTCACATCGCCGATCCGCCGCTATCCCGACCTGATTGTCCATCGGGCCATCAAGCATGTCATTTCCAAGCAGCCGATCGAGGCGTTCGAATACACCGAGGACCAGCTGGTGACGGTCGGTGAGCACTGCTCGATGACCGACCGTCGCGCTGAAGAGGCGTCGCGCGATGCCTTGATGACGCTGAAATGCCGTTTCATGGCGAACCGGCTCGGTGAGGAGTTCAACGGTGTGATCAGCGGTGTGACCTCGTTCGGTCTATTCGTCGAGCTCGATGGGCTGTACGTGGATGGGCTGATTCATATCACCAATCTGGAGCAGGATTTCTTCCATTTCGATGCGATCGGTCATCGACTGGTGGGAGAGCGCACGGGCAAGGAATACCGTCTCACCGATCGGATCCGGGTACGCCTCGCGCAGGTGAATGTTGATGATGGCAAGATCGACTTCGATCCCATTGCCCACCCGCTTGGACCCGATGGCGAGGTGCTGCCGCAGTCTGAGAGCCGCGGACCAACGAGCCGTAACGGCGATAAGGACAAAGGCAAGCGCAAGGGCCAGTCCCGCAGTCGGAACGGCGAGTCACGCAGCCGCCGCCGGCGTCGATGAGCCAGACCACGCTGATTGGCGGCCTGCACTCGGTGCAGGCCGCGCTGCGGTATGACCCGACGCGCGTTCTCGAGGTCTGGGTGGATGCGCGACGGCGGGACACTCGGCACCAGAAGCTGCGCAAACAGCTGGAGCTGATCGGGTGCCCGGTGCATGAATGCGCGGTCCGGCGCTTGGACGAAAAGCTCCCCGACTTCAATCATCAAGGCGTCGTGCTGGCCTGGCAGGGTCGGGCACCGCTTGGTGACAGTGATCTCGCGGATCACCTGGACGCGCTTGATCACCCACCACTGATCCTCGTGCTCGATCAGGTCCAGGATCCGCACAACCTCGGAGCCTGTCTTCGCAGCGCCGACGCCGCCGGTGTCGATGCGGTGATCACGCCCCGGGACCGCGCCGCCGGCCTGACACCGGTGGTCCATCGTGTCGCGGCCGGCGCGGCTGAGGCCGTTCCGCTGTTTCAGGTCACCAATCTTGTGCGCTGTCTACGCCATCTGCGTGATCGCGGGGTCTGGCTGTTCGGCCTGGCGGAGGCGGGCGATGTGAGCCTCCACGGCGGTGATCTCAGGGGCGCCGTTGCCATCGTGATGGGGGCCGAGGGCACCGGTCTGCGGCGCCTGACCCGCGAGCACTGTGACGCCCTGCTGGCGATACCGATGGCGGGGCAGGTCGAGAGCCTGAATGTCTCAGTGGCGACCGGGGTTGTCCTGTTCGAGGCGGTGCGTCAGCGAAGCGCTTTAACCTGATCCCTCGCTCGAATATACTGACAGATTAACCAGCGATGCTGGTTTCTCCTTGCTGCCCGTCAGAGCGGGTGGCTATCCCGGTAATATCCGGAACAACCGAAAGGAGCCACAATGCGGCACTATGAAATCGTCTTTCTGGTCCATCCCGACCAGAGTGACCAGGTACCAGCCATGATCGAGCGCTATCGCGGCCTGATCGAGGGTAACGGTGGGAGCATCCATCGGCTCGAGGACTGGGGGCGCCGGCAGCTCGCCTATCCCATCAATAAGCTCATCAAGGCGCATTACGTGCTCATGAACGTTGAGTGCGAGCCCAGCGATATCGAAGAGCTTGAGTCGATGTTCCGTTTCAACGACGCCGTCATCCGCAATATGGTGCTGGCCCGCAAAGAGGCGGTCACCGATCCGTCCCCGCTCGCGAAGGGACAGGAAGAGGATCGCGACCGGCCTGCGCGCCGTGAGCGCACCGAGGACGACTCGGAGCCGGGTGTAAACGCCGAGGCGGATGACGCCGAAGAGGCGGGTAGCGACACCGAGACGTGAGCAATCGCGTGGAGCTGACCGGTTGGCTCGTGGATGCCGCAGAGTTGCGGCACTCGCCGGCCGGTGTGCCGATCGCCCGGGGGCTGATCGAGCATGAGTCGCAACAGACCGAGGCAGGCGCCTTGCGGCCGACCCGTTTTCGGGTGGGCGTGAGTGCGGCTGGGACGCCGCTGGCTGAACGGCTGACGGATCTGCCAGTTGGCGCTAGCATCCGGGTGAGTGGCTATATGCGTCGCTCGCGCCAGCGAACCCCCGAAACCGACCCGATTATCATCAGTGTCAGCCGCTTTGAACGGCTGCAGACGACCGAATAGAGGAATAACGACATGGCCCGTTTCTTTCGCCGCCGCAAATATTGCCGCTTCACCGCCGAGGGCGTGAAGGAGATTGATTACAAGGACCTGAACACGCTGCGCCAGTATGTCACTGAGACAGGCAAGATCGTGCCCAGCCGCATCACCGGCACCCGGGCGAAGTATCAGCGTCAGCTGTCGACGGCCGTCAAGCGCGCCCGCTATCTTGCGCTGATGCCCTACACCGACAGCCACTGATCGCACGGCGTCCAGCCGTCATCACTCATGCGTGCCATTCTGGATTTTGCCATGCGAAGCCGCCTTGCGGCGGTGGGGATGGTGGCGCTGGGCGCACTGATGCCGTTGCTCTTCTGGGTGAGCGGTGGTCTGCTCGCCTTGATCACGCTGCGCCGTGGTCTGGCGGCGGGTGGCATCGTGCTGGCAGGTGCCACTGCGCTGCTGGTGCCCATCTATGCGGTCCTGTTGGGAACGCCGCTCGCGGTGCTGCAGCCCCTGGCACTGGTCTGGCTACCGGTCATGGGGATGGCACAGATCCTCAGGGCCACCGTATCGCTTGCGGTGACGGTGCAGCTCGGTGCGTTGATCGCGGTGGCGGCCGTGGCGACCTTTTACGGGGTTTACGGTGATCCAGCACTATTCTGGACCCAGATCCTCGAGGTGCTCTCCGACCGGCTTCTGGCCGGACCGCCGGGCGCCGAATGGGATCGTGCCGTGGAGCAGCTTGCGCCGCGCCTGACCGGGCTCTGGGTGAGTAATGTGCTCGCCGTGGCAGTGCTCTGCCTGCTGCTCGGCCGTTGGTGGCAGGCGATGCTGTACAATCCGGGCGGTTTCCGCAGCGAATTCCATGGTCTGCGGTTTGCGATCTGGTTCGCGGCGGGCGGTGGCGCTGCGGTGGTTGCCGGGGCGATCACCGGGCCGGGACTGCTGGCAGACCTTGGCGTTGTGCTCGGCGCGGTGTTCATCCTGCAGGCCGTTGCCGTGGCGCACGCGGTAGTGGCACGGCGGGGTTGGCATACGGGCTGGCTGGTCGGGTTCTATCTGGTTCTGCCACTTTTGCTGCGGCCAGTCGTCCTGCTGGGGCTGGCCGATACATTCATGGACTTCCGGGCGCGCCTGGCGCCCGGGACATAACAATCGAACAGACGTGAAGTCGGGGATATATAATGGAAGTCATTCTGATGGAAAAAGTGGCCAATCTGGGTGGCCTGGGCGATACCGTCCGTGTCCGCGCCGGTTATGGCCGTAACTACCTCATT from Spiribacter curvatus includes these protein-coding regions:
- the rpsF gene encoding 30S ribosomal protein S6, yielding MRHYEIVFLVHPDQSDQVPAMIERYRGLIEGNGGSIHRLEDWGRRQLAYPINKLIKAHYVLMNVECEPSDIEELESMFRFNDAVIRNMVLARKEAVTDPSPLAKGQEEDRDRPARRERTEDDSEPGVNAEADDAEEAGSDTET
- the priB gene encoding primosomal replication protein N; the protein is MSNRVELTGWLVDAAELRHSPAGVPIARGLIEHESQQTEAGALRPTRFRVGVSAAGTPLAERLTDLPVGASIRVSGYMRRSRQRTPETDPIIISVSRFERLQTTE
- the rpsR gene encoding 30S ribosomal protein S18; translation: MARFFRRRKYCRFTAEGVKEIDYKDLNTLRQYVTETGKIVPSRITGTRAKYQRQLSTAVKRARYLALMPYTDSH